The proteins below are encoded in one region of Acidithiobacillus ferrooxidans ATCC 23270:
- a CDS encoding DUF4398 domain-containing protein, with product MLWNRSLHPRLGMALALSLGLSACAQMVQVSPQQSVSDAVAVQAGRERILALSPAVNARQLAPVQRALNAARDAVARNDYAYADRQTLLARVLLDNIQTRLNAAPSNSRQMALQSQITNLQSQIATTRQQIATTKAQIAQEAP from the coding sequence ATGCTATGGAACCGAAGTCTCCATCCCCGCCTGGGGATGGCCCTGGCCCTGAGTCTGGGCCTCAGCGCCTGCGCGCAGATGGTGCAGGTCAGCCCACAACAGAGCGTCTCCGACGCCGTTGCCGTGCAGGCGGGACGGGAACGCATCCTCGCCCTCTCCCCTGCGGTCAACGCGCGGCAGCTCGCGCCGGTACAGCGGGCGCTGAACGCCGCCAGGGACGCCGTGGCACGTAACGACTACGCATATGCCGACCGGCAGACCCTCCTGGCCAGAGTACTGCTCGACAACATCCAGACGCGCCTCAATGCCGCCCCAAGCAACAGTCGGCAAATGGCGCTGCAAAGTCAGATCACCAATTTGCAGAGCCAGATCGCCACGACCCGCCAGCAGATCGCCACCACCAAAGCGCAGATCGCCCAGGAGGCACCATGA
- a CDS encoding Maf family protein, which produces MTRLILASASPRRLALLQQLGYAPEVMATDVDESPRPGESPDALALRLAHSKGLAAATARPEAVILAADTVVALGDRTFGKPCDYEEAVQMYTVLGGLWHQVHTAVAILHRGRVDQRLCSSAVRLRPLSSAEMRAYWDTGEPVDKAGAYAVQGIGAVFVSGLQGSYSGVMGLPLFETAEMLAACGLSPPCLSGHP; this is translated from the coding sequence GTGACCCGCCTGATTCTCGCCTCGGCCTCGCCGCGCCGACTGGCCTTGCTCCAGCAGTTGGGCTACGCGCCGGAGGTCATGGCCACCGACGTGGATGAATCCCCGCGGCCCGGAGAGAGTCCGGATGCCCTCGCGCTGCGTCTTGCCCACAGCAAAGGCCTTGCTGCCGCGACGGCAAGGCCCGAAGCCGTCATCCTGGCGGCGGACACGGTCGTGGCGCTGGGTGATCGCACCTTCGGCAAGCCCTGCGACTACGAGGAAGCCGTGCAGATGTACACGGTGCTCGGTGGCCTCTGGCATCAGGTGCATACCGCTGTCGCCATTCTCCATCGAGGCCGTGTAGACCAGCGCCTGTGCAGCAGCGCCGTCCGCCTGCGCCCCCTCAGCAGCGCGGAGATGCGCGCCTACTGGGACACAGGGGAGCCGGTTGACAAGGCGGGAGCCTATGCGGTTCAGGGCATCGGCGCAGTCTTTGTCAGCGGCCTGCAAGGGTCCTACAGCGGCGTCATGGGGCTGCCCCTTTTTGAAACGGCAGAGATGCTCGCCGCTTGCGGCCTCTCCCCGCCTTGCCTCTCAGGACATCCATGA
- a CDS encoding thioredoxin fold domain-containing protein, which produces METEDRSGGKKARVGFGKSAGAALGALFFGPLLLAGCATTPDLQSAEHLVQDNFHGKARVVKVFPGPTQKLTGIIAENSQHQQGILWMLSNRYLLLGPVVNDKGQDITRAATEKYLPQPRKVPAGQIAPAAMKAPGFTIGHAGPLMVVFADPNCIYCHLLWEALQKPVADGQLRVKLIPVGFLKDSSAAKAATILAAPDPAAAWAENEKGFDKSTEEGGTRPLAQIPAEDMKAVHANTALLQSSGEEATPTLLFCRKKSPDIHATKGETGLRMVLVHGIAVRGLPALIHSLGGDVSAEGCTP; this is translated from the coding sequence ATGGAAACGGAAGATCGGAGCGGCGGTAAAAAGGCGCGCGTAGGATTCGGAAAGTCCGCAGGGGCGGCTTTGGGCGCATTGTTCTTCGGTCCGCTGCTGCTCGCCGGGTGCGCCACCACCCCGGATCTCCAATCCGCGGAGCATCTGGTGCAAGACAACTTCCACGGCAAGGCCCGTGTGGTGAAGGTCTTTCCGGGCCCCACCCAAAAACTCACCGGCATCATCGCCGAAAACAGCCAGCATCAGCAGGGGATACTCTGGATGTTGTCCAATCGCTACCTCCTGCTCGGCCCGGTGGTGAACGATAAGGGCCAGGATATCACCCGGGCGGCCACGGAGAAGTATCTGCCCCAACCCCGAAAGGTCCCCGCCGGACAGATCGCCCCGGCAGCCATGAAGGCACCGGGCTTCACCATCGGTCACGCGGGGCCACTCATGGTGGTGTTTGCCGACCCCAACTGCATCTACTGCCACCTGCTCTGGGAGGCATTGCAAAAACCCGTCGCCGACGGTCAACTTCGAGTAAAGCTGATCCCCGTCGGTTTCCTGAAAGATTCCAGCGCCGCCAAGGCAGCCACGATTCTCGCCGCCCCCGACCCGGCGGCGGCATGGGCGGAGAACGAGAAGGGGTTTGATAAAAGCACCGAGGAGGGTGGCACCCGACCCCTGGCGCAGATTCCCGCCGAAGACATGAAGGCGGTCCATGCCAACACCGCCCTGCTTCAGTCCAGCGGTGAAGAAGCGACGCCGACCCTGCTTTTCTGCCGGAAGAAGTCGCCTGACATCCACGCGACCAAAGGGGAAACCGGCCTGAGGATGGTGCTGGTCCATGGCATCGCCGTGCGCGGACTGCCCGCGCTCATTCACTCGCTCGGTGGTGATGTCAGCGCGGAAGGCTGCACCCCCTGA
- the msrB gene encoding peptide-methionine (R)-S-oxide reductase MsrB — protein sequence MTRSSAGFDLTPIDAGKRAEMAQGLSAEARHVLFEHGTEPPFCGGLLHEQGDGTFVCALCGLPLFRSAAKFDSGTGWPSFREPFAPDHIHEIRDTSHGMVRTEIRCARCDSHLGHVFSDGPAPTGRRYCLNSAALRFQRTT from the coding sequence ATGACCCGTTCATCCGCAGGCTTTGATCTGACCCCCATCGATGCCGGGAAGCGCGCGGAAATGGCGCAAGGCTTGTCTGCCGAGGCGCGTCATGTCCTTTTTGAGCATGGCACGGAGCCGCCCTTCTGCGGTGGGCTGCTGCACGAACAGGGCGACGGGACTTTCGTTTGCGCTCTGTGTGGGTTGCCGTTGTTTCGTTCGGCGGCCAAGTTTGATTCGGGGACGGGCTGGCCGAGTTTTCGGGAGCCTTTTGCACCCGATCATATCCACGAGATCCGCGATACCAGTCATGGCATGGTCCGCACGGAAATCCGCTGCGCGCGTTGCGACAGCCACCTGGGGCATGTGTTTTCCGATGGTCCGGCCCCGACGGGGCGGCGCTACTGTTTGAATTCGGCGGCGCTGCGCTTTCAAAGGACGACATAA
- the nadD gene encoding nicotinate-nucleotide adenylyltransferase, with product MHSSTHDDLVILGGTFDPIHYGHLRAVEEVRQALAIAQAMLIPAGHPPHRKSPWADARHRLAMTRIAVAHHPQFTVSSWEVEREGPSYTVDTLTALRQQRPDAVLAMVIGMDAFLRFDTWHHWQHILDLTHLVVTGRPGWPAAELPEALRQALYQRRCEDVDALRQTPAGCILFHTVTALEISASNIRSLLAGHQSPRFLLPDEVLDYIDAEGLYQSP from the coding sequence ATGCATAGTTCCACACACGATGATCTGGTCATCCTCGGCGGCACCTTCGACCCCATCCATTACGGGCACCTGCGCGCCGTGGAGGAGGTGCGCCAGGCCCTCGCCATCGCGCAGGCGATGCTGATTCCGGCGGGGCACCCGCCCCACCGCAAAAGCCCCTGGGCCGACGCCCGCCACCGTCTGGCCATGACCCGCATCGCCGTCGCGCACCATCCGCAATTCACGGTCAGTTCCTGGGAAGTAGAGCGGGAGGGGCCGTCCTACACCGTGGATACCCTCACCGCCCTGCGTCAGCAACGCCCGGATGCGGTACTCGCCATGGTCATCGGCATGGATGCCTTTCTGCGCTTCGACACCTGGCACCACTGGCAGCACATTCTGGACCTCACCCACCTCGTCGTTACCGGGCGCCCGGGCTGGCCTGCCGCCGAATTACCGGAAGCCCTGCGCCAGGCCCTCTATCAGCGCCGTTGCGAAGATGTCGACGCCCTGCGCCAGACGCCCGCCGGCTGTATCCTGTTTCATACGGTCACCGCCCTGGAAATCTCCGCCAGCAATATCCGCAGCCTGCTCGCCGGTCATCAGAGCCCGCGCTTTCTGTTACCGGACGAGGTATTGGATTATATTGATGCCGAAGGGCTCTATCAGAGCCCATAG
- the msrA gene encoding peptide-methionine (S)-S-oxide reductase MsrA has protein sequence MALTIPAPDREDAAADAPGVAVLAAGCFWCVEAVYLGLAGVTRIVSGYTGGAAQTANYRAVCTGTTGHAEAVEIHYDPALLSFGRLLQVFFAVAHDPTQRDRQGNDVGTQYRSAIFTVNDAQMALARDYVAQLDQAKVFAGPIATEITPLTHFYPAEDYHQDYARQHPDQPYICAVALPKVEKLRTRFPQWLRENQRR, from the coding sequence ATGGCGTTGACGATTCCCGCCCCCGACCGGGAGGATGCCGCTGCCGATGCGCCGGGTGTGGCGGTATTGGCGGCAGGGTGCTTCTGGTGTGTGGAGGCGGTGTATCTGGGCCTCGCGGGAGTGACGCGGATCGTGTCCGGTTATACGGGCGGCGCGGCGCAAACGGCCAATTACCGGGCGGTATGCACGGGGACGACCGGCCACGCCGAGGCAGTGGAGATTCACTACGATCCGGCGTTGCTGTCGTTTGGCCGGCTGTTACAGGTCTTTTTTGCGGTGGCCCACGATCCGACCCAGCGCGACCGGCAGGGGAATGATGTGGGGACCCAATACCGGTCCGCGATATTCACCGTGAATGACGCCCAGATGGCGCTGGCGCGGGACTATGTGGCGCAACTTGATCAGGCGAAGGTTTTTGCCGGACCCATCGCCACCGAAATCACGCCCCTGACCCATTTTTATCCGGCGGAAGACTATCACCAGGATTATGCCCGCCAGCATCCGGATCAGCCCTATATATGTGCGGTGGCGCTGCCGAAAGTGGAAAAACTGCGCACGCGCTTTCCGCAATGGTTGCGTGAGAATCAACGGAGGTGA
- the rlmH gene encoding 23S rRNA (pseudouridine(1915)-N(3))-methyltransferase RlmH, whose amino-acid sequence MRLWVLAIGSKMPAWVEAGVAEYSARMPPQLRVEWRGLPLARRGRSGDPVRWRREEGERILAATPAGAERIALEVNGRNLDSEALAQRIDTWFHSGRDVALWVGGPDGLDPALQPDWRWSLSPLTLAHPVVRVVLAEQLYRAWSIQAGLPYHRGGEE is encoded by the coding sequence ATGCGCCTCTGGGTGCTGGCCATCGGCAGCAAAATGCCGGCTTGGGTAGAGGCGGGCGTCGCCGAATACAGTGCGCGGATGCCGCCGCAACTGCGCGTCGAGTGGCGGGGATTGCCGCTGGCACGGCGCGGGCGCAGCGGCGACCCGGTCCGCTGGCGGCGCGAGGAAGGTGAACGGATACTGGCAGCCACCCCGGCCGGAGCCGAGCGGATCGCACTGGAAGTGAACGGCAGGAATCTGGACAGTGAGGCACTGGCGCAGCGCATCGACACATGGTTCCACAGCGGGCGCGATGTCGCTCTGTGGGTCGGCGGCCCCGACGGCCTCGACCCGGCCCTGCAACCAGACTGGCGCTGGTCCTTGTCGCCCCTGACCCTCGCCCACCCGGTGGTGCGTGTCGTGTTGGCCGAACAATTATACCGGGCCTGGAGCATTCAGGCCGGATTACCTTATCATCGTGGCGGAGAGGAGTGA
- the rsfS gene encoding ribosome silencing factor — protein sequence MATAETLRDLAISVLDEHKALDIKSIDVRKQTDITDYLIIASGTSDRHLRALADAVMARMREEGVKPIGKEGLTVGDWVLVDLGDVVVHVMRPEVRDFYQLERLWGELPQIRSQSEGR from the coding sequence TTGGCGACAGCAGAAACCCTTCGCGACCTGGCCATCTCCGTTCTGGATGAACACAAGGCGCTCGACATCAAGAGCATCGACGTCCGCAAACAGACCGACATCACCGACTATCTCATCATCGCCTCCGGCACCTCCGACCGCCACTTGCGGGCGCTGGCCGACGCGGTGATGGCGCGTATGCGCGAGGAAGGCGTAAAACCCATAGGCAAGGAAGGCCTCACCGTCGGCGACTGGGTGCTGGTCGACCTCGGCGATGTGGTCGTCCATGTGATGCGTCCGGAAGTGCGCGATTTTTACCAACTGGAGCGGCTCTGGGGAGAACTTCCCCAGATACGTAGCCAAAGCGAGGGGCGCTGA